CATTTCTCCAACGGGTCTGTGAAAGCACAGCCTCTTCCCGCTCCCTACCTTATATAGATGGTATGAACCATTACTCAGTTTCCTGGAGCAAAGCCATGGCTGAGGGCCCACCCATTTCCTCTGGAGAGGGGGGGACAGGGCTGCAGCGACTGCTGTCTTAATATGGTCCAGTGGGAGTCTTCAGGAGATACTGCAGGAATTCCCACTTTTGACAGATTTAAAAGTGATTCTCCAGTacttttgtataatttttttgccAGTAGCACTCACAAGCTAAAAGTGGTTGCAGAAAATTGTGTACTACATCAcatgcagatatgtgcaccacgtcattgctcttTCTCACTATGCTGTGTGTgaatcttgctagctgtcactcaaatgcagagagactgaagctcattggctagaactctatttgctagggggctggcccacatGGGGGGAAAATGTAAGGTAAATGGCACAGCACAGATTCAAGAAAAACAGTTGCTTTCAAACGAGGGATTACACATCGACACATTCAGCCCAAAgcaggaggtttaaaaaatacgtAGTAGTCGCCAAAGTTTCGGGGCAGGTCTTTAATAACACTCCTTGCTGAGAGCATATGCTTCATGACACTATACAGAAAATGCCAGTAACCTGTAATTAAAATTCACAAGTTAACATTAAAATGTCATTTacacctgggtcgtgttcatgaGGCCACGCAACAGATAACATTTTAAATAATTTTACAACAGAAAACAAGAACTCCCCGCTTCAGTCTGTTTTATTCCGCTtgttgcctaatgaacacaacccagtacACTGAAGAAAAGCTATTGAAAAAAAAATCACCTACATTTAAAATCTCAAAGAGCTTCTTCTTCTTGGAGGGCTCCTCCACCCAGAGCACTATCTGGCGGATGTCGGCGCAAGGCTGGTTCCTGTCCCCGATGGCGATACGTACCGGGTCCTGGGTCAGTCGGGCCGCCAGCTGCTCTGTGCCCTTGGGGATGGTGGCAGATGTTAGCAGGGTCTGGTGCTCCTCCGGGATGTTCTCCAGAACCTTCAGGATCTGCTGCTGAAAGCCCATCTTCAGCATGGTGTCTGCCTGCACTCATAAGAGGACACATTATTTTTCATTCTGCTgaacaatgtagaaatagtattACCGGTACACGGGACGGGGGTCAATCCCATTTCAATTTAAGTCCATCTACAAAAATGTGCTCTTTTGACAACTCTGGTACATTTACATCGATGTGAATACTGaaatgttgattaatgtgcacggTCCTTGTCAAACAAAAGGGCAGGGGCCTTTTAAAACCATTTCAAAATGACTGCACAATAGTGTTCTTAATTAATGCTATGAGAAGGCATGTTTACCTCATCAACCACCACAACCCTCACTTCATCCAGCTGCACTGCCTTCTGTTTCAGGATCTCCAGCAGTCGTCCTGGGGTAGCGATTATTATCTAAAAGGCAATTAAGTTGGCGATTATTATCTAGAGGGCAATTAAGTTGCCGATTATTATCTAGAAGGCAATTAAGAGAAAAACAAATACAGGTTGGTTAGTCAAACTGTATTAATTAAATAAATGAACTTAATGTTTCTTATGGCAAGTGGTAACTGTACTTTGCACATAGATAGAATTTGAGACAAGCTTATTTGCATCAGTTTTTGAATGACTGTAGTCTTCCTTTCTCATGTCTATCTGCATAGTATAGCCTATCATTTGAAATTGTAGCGAAGCTATGGAGGGCCTTCATTGCAAGGTTATGGGAATTTAATATTGACATACTGTAGAAAATGTCTGGTAAACATTGACTTAATATTGTCCAGTACTCTCTTTGAAACATAGACGTAACAATTGTACACTATTGTACGGCAGCATGAGAAACGTTGAGGTAACGTACACTATTGTACAGCATCATGAGAAACGTTGAGGTAACGTTGTACACTATTGTACAGCATCATGAGAAACGTTGAGGTAACGTTGTACACTATTGTACAGCATCATGAGAAACGTTGAGGTAACGTTGTACACTATTGTACAGCATCATGAGAAACGTTGAGGTAACGGTGTACACTATTGTACAGCATCATGAGAAACGTTGAGGTAACGTTGTACACTATTGTACAGCATCATGAGAAACGTTGAGGTAACGTTGTACACTATTGTACAGCATCATGAGAAATGTTGAGGTAACTTTGTACCTTGATGGTGCTCTTGAGGCGGTGGAGCTGCGGGGGCAGGGGCATGCCTCCTACCAGCAGGCCAGTTCTCATGTTAGGTAGGCCCATCACCAGCTCCTTGGTCTGCCTCTCGATCTGGATGGCCAGCTCCCTGGTGGGGGTCAGGATGAGAGCCGCCGGACCACCGAGACCACCCTCCACTAGCCTCTGATTGGGGAGGAATCAAGACAATATTTATATAAACAAAAATTGGCTTTTTGGTCTTAGGGTagcaaaattctggtaacttcCACACtttttaggtttaggtttaggctCCGTAAGGGTTAGGCTCCGTAAGGGTTAGGCTCCGTAAGGGTTAGGCTACATAAGGGTTAGGCTACATAAGGGTCAGGCTACATAAGGGTCAGGCTACGTAAGGGTCAGGCTACGTAAGGGTTAGGCTCCGTAAGGGTTAGGCTCCGTAAGGGTTAGGCTCCGTAAGGGTTAGGCTCCGTAAGGGTTAGGCTACGTAAGGGTTAGGCTACGTAAGGGTTAGGCTACGTAAGGGTTAGGCTCCGTAGGGGTTAGGCTCCGTAAGGGTTAGGCTCCGTAAGGGTTAGGCTCCGTAAGGGTTAGGCTCCGTAAGGGTTAGGCTACGTAAGGGTTAGGCTACATAAGGGTTAGGCTACATAAGGGTTAGGCTACATAAGGGTTAGGCTACATAAGGGTTAGGCTACATAAGGGTTAGGCTACATAAGGGTTAGGCTACATAAGGGTTAGGCTCCGTAagggtagggttaaggttaaagttTTACATCAGATTTTTGGGGAGAGAAATTCTTCAACTTCCAGCTTGCTTTGCAGCTAGGCCCAAAGGTGTGATTATCACACTATCAGGATGCCACATAGTCTGCTCCTACCAGACCAATATATAGTCCAATGAATTACATCACGCAAAGCCACGTAAAATGCTTAAAGGTTTGATCTACTTGTTTTCCCCACATACAGCAGTATAAATGAACTTAATGTTTCTTATGGCAAGTGGCAACTGTACTTTACACATAGATAGAATTTGAGACAAGCCTATTTGCATCAGTTTTTGAATGGCTGTAGTTTTCCTTTCCCATGTCTATCTGCATAGTATAACCTATCATTTGGAATTGTAGCTAAGCTATAGAACATAAAACAGGCCTGTGCATATGAATTACTCATCGCTGTTGCTTCAAGGAGTCCCCAGTGAGGGACCGGTTCAAAATTGGGTTAACAGCTGTGTTGGATTTTCAAAGTTTAGCCGAGGTACTTCTTGCTGAAAACGGTGCCAACAGTGAGGTTGAAATACAGCAAACTGTCTGAAGTATTTGTTATAGAGTCCTTTCTGACAAACCTTGATGTGCCTTTTTTTTTTTCAACTTTAAAATGTTCCTCCTTTGTTACTCAATATTGTGAGAAATTATTCCAGTATTTTTCACAACCATGAAATCAAAAAAGTATCATGAAAGATGAACACTAAGGAGCTTTTCACACTTCAACCGAGCCGAGCCTGTACAAAGCTGTactaggtacagttgaagtcggaagtttacatacaccttagccaaatacatttaaactcagttttacacaattcctgacattatcTCATAGTAAAAACtctgtcttcggtcagttaggatcaccaatttattttaagaatgtgaaatgtcagaataatagtagagaattatttctttcagcttttatttctttcatcacattcccagtgggtcagaagtatacatacactcaattagtatttggtagcattgcctttaaattgtttaacttgggtcaaacgtttcaggtattcttccacaagcttcccacaataagttgggtgaattttggcccattcctcctgacagagctggtgtaactgagtcaggtttgtaggcctccttgctcgcacacactttttcagttctgcccacaaatttatgGGATTGAagtcggggctttgtgatggccactccaataccttgactttgatgtccttaagctattttgccacaactttggaagtatgcttggggtcattgtccatttggaagacccatttgcgaccaagctttcacttcctgactgatgtcttgatgctgcttcaatatatccacatcattttcctcctcatgatgccatttattttgtgaagtgcaccagtccctcctgcagcaaagcacccccacaacaggatgctgccacccccgtgcttcacggttggaatggttttctttggcttgcaagcctccccctttttcctccaaacataacgaaggtcactatggccaaacagtttttgtttcatcagaccagaggacatttatccaaaaagtacgatctttgtccccatgtgcagttgcaaaccatagtctggctttttattgctgttttggagcagtagcttctaacttgctgagcagcctttcaggttatgtcgatataggactcgttttactgtggatatagatacttttgtacctgtttcctccagcatcttcacaaggtgctttgctgttgctctgagattgatttgcacttctcgcaacaaagtacgttcatctctaggagacagaacgcgtctccttcctgagtggtatgacggctgcgttgtcccatggtgtttatacttgcgactattgtttgtacagatgaacgtggtatcttcaggcttTTCGAAATTggtctcaaggatgaaccagacttggaggtctattcaagacaattttttttttcctgaggtcttggctgatttctttagattttcccatgatgtcaagcaaagaggcactgagtttgaaggtaggccttgaaatacatccacaggtacacctccaattgatgtcaattagcctaacagaagcttctaaagccatgacattttctggaattttccaagctgtttaaaaggcacagtcaacttagtgtatgtaaacttctgaccaactggaattgtgatacagtgaattataagtgaaataatctgtctgtaaacaattgttggaaaaatgacttgtcatgcacaaagtagatgtcctaaccaacttgccaaaactatagtttgttaagtagaaatttgtggagtggttgaaaaatgagttaatgactccaacctaagtgtatgtaaacttccgacttcaactgtaggtatgcatccaccatagttgctggaaccatGCTGAAAAGGTCAATGTGAAAAGAAAACTTTCAGACCCAGCATAGTTCAGGTCAGTGTGATATAACAGTGTAATAATCAAGCCAGCCACAAAACTGTATTTCACTGTACCTTCAAAGCACACACTACCACTGGCAGCAGAAAGGCCACCGTCTTCCCGGAACCTGTGTCAGCACTGGCAATCACGTCCCTGCCAGCCAAGCCAACAGGCACCATCTGCATCTGGACAGGGGTGGGCGCCTCATACCCTGCCTTCTTCAGGTTGGCACTGAGAGTCGAGGGAAGGTTACATTGCTCAAACTCTATGATGGGCCTGCCCACCTCCCTGCCCTCTGTCACAATGGCCAGCTCCTGCTTTACCCGCTGCACTTGCTCCTCTGTCAACCCAGAGATAAATGCATCTTCCTTGTAGGAATAGTCCTTGTATACATCCTCAACACTATTGCCAGCTGTGTCAACGGCTGGCTGTCCACATTGTGAAGTCCTCTTCTCCCCTGTGTCATCACGGTTAAAGGCATCTTCCCCTGTGCCCATGCCCATTTTAGCCAGGTGACTGGCCTTGCACTCTAGGCTGCACACATCATTGTCAGTGCTGTCGCAGATGTACTCCCCGAAGCGAGCACACATGACGCAGACGGGCTCCCCCGGTTCGGGCCATCTCTGGCTCTTTCTGAAGGATTTTACAGGCTCCTCTTCTTCGCTTTCCTCTGTGCTGGACTCAGACTCTGAGGACTGTTGGTCTTCTGGTGCTCGTACAGGACTACATGTACCCTGCTCCAGGGTTGGAAGGTGTGTGTCCTGGTAATCAGGCTTCACCTGTGTCTCAGTGTTCACGTCTGTCTCTACACTCTCATAGGGAGCTGTAGTGGAAGTCTTTAGGCTGGGGGGTTGTCCTGTGCCATCACTGCCTTCCTTTTCTCCCTCCTGGCTCACCTTGCACTTCTTCTTAAGCACCTGACTTGTGTTGTCTGTTGGTCTCTTCACTTTCAGTGCTCTTGGCATAAACATGTTTCCAAAGTATTATTGTAAAGAGCATGAATGGGTGTGACAGACGGTTACGAATACGATAGTCACGATGTTTAACGTTAATCAAAGACTATCTCAGTGATAATGCCACCTGTACACAGATGAGTGGGCATCAGCTAGCCAACGCTAGTAACTTCAAGCCTAGCCAACTAGCGATACAAAACAACACTAGATTTTGGCGCAATTACATTGCGATTTAAAGACCAAATCGACGCAAGTAAACCCACAAAACGATTATTAATTGTTGGTGAAAAACACAAATATATCGAAGTAAACACCCGAACTGAAGCTAGCTGCTAGCGAGCATAAAGCATCTTATCCACCGTCGACTCACTCAGAAAGCTGACTCATGTTGATGACGTCTCtagtctttttcttcttctttgggtTTTATGGCAAACTACACGCAAAAGGTCTCTTTTCGCCACCAACTGAACGGGGGTGAAAACatttaccaaaaaaaaaaaacattccataTGGGGAAGGGAAAATTTACATGAATCCACCAAActacaaaaaaaaatctgcataTTCGATTAGTATCTTTTTAAAATCTAATTAAATAGTTTttgttgatcatattactccagtgctagcctctccactggcttcctgttaaggcaagggctgatttcaaggttttactgctaacctacaaagcattacatgggcttgctcctaactatctttccgatttggtcctgccgtatatacctacacatacgctacggtcacaagacgcaggcctccttactgtccctagaatttctaagcaaacagctggaggcagggctttctcctatagagctccatttttatggaatggtctgcctacccatgtgagagaccaGACtgggtctcaacctttaagtctttattgagactcatctcttcagtagttcctatgattgagtgtagtctgaaggtgaacggaaaggcactggagcaatttactgtctctgcctggccggttcccctctctccactggggttctctgcctctaatcctattacaggggctgagtcactggcttactggtgctcttccatgctgttcctgggaggggtgcgtcacttgagggggttgagtcactgacgtgatcttcctgtccgggttgtgccgtggcggagatctttgtgggctatactcggccttgtctcaggatggtgagttggtggttgaagttatccctctagtggtgtgggggctgtgctttggcaaagtgggtggggttaaatcaaatcaagtttattttatatagcccttcgtacatcagctaatatctcgaagtgctgtacagaaacccagcctaaaaccccaaacagcaagcaatgcaggtgtagaagcctgCATTGCTGTAAGGAAAACCTCCCTAGAaaagccaaaacctaggaagaaacctagagaggaaccaggctatgaggggtggccagtcctcttctggctgtgccgggtggagattatatcaGAACAttattttaggctgggtttctgtacagcactttgagatatcagctgatgtaagaagggctttataaatacattggaTTGATTTACAAACATGTCAGAAGCAAATTGACATGTTGACATAGCTGCACATCTCACATCGAAGTGGTTTCAATGAATAATGTTGAATTCAACTAGCCTAATTGTATCAATGATGATGCATATTAGGACTACAAATCCACATAATAAAGGAATGATGCATTATATATAATGTAAATACTTGCAACTGACAATACAAGGCTGACCCACCACAAATTATTAAGCAAATTCATCAAGGTTATATCTGAATTTTTGTCCAAACTTAAGTTATTGATATAtccttgttctgttcaatgttctctaacTACATATGACTCTAAATACCCCCAATGTATGTTGTTAAATTCAAAAGAATACAATATAAAAATAGCTGACACCATTCAAATCAATGAGGGTTTGgaactttaaagccaattatctcagaatcatctttttgcagatagaaccgTATAGTCCCAAACTCTCGACAGGCGAATCTATTTAATTGGTTAAAGTTAGAATGTTTATCTATCCAGGGATGCATTTTACATATAAACAGACAGAACATAAACATTTTTTCCAAACAAATCAAGTTATGTATGCGATGCGTAGATTTCGTCCAATTTCTAACTGTAGTGAAAGCATGCTGGCCTCTTCTGATGTTGTGCAGAAGTTACTGGATGGTACGCGCACGCGCAATAGTGCAGCACTTTCTGAGCCACAGTGCGGCAGGAGAACCGCAACAAGCGAGGAAAAGCAGAGGGGAACCAACTTGTGTTTGAAAACAAAGACTTGAATGGGAATCGGAATGTTTTTTCTCTCTATCTGAAGGAAATATGCGCCTTCCTCAGTGAGATTCTTCTGAAATAGGTTGACAGCTATTAGGCGAACCCCATTTAAACTGGGgcgtattcattacgccgattctgttgcaaaactttTCTTAAAAGTAAGtaaacggaacgaaacggggagggacctacctgaatttctccaatagaaactctctttggactaatgattacaaccCAGGTAGCAGCAGAATGGCTGAAAAATACAGGCAGAGTCGCTAATTCcactattcatattgactcagaGGAGTTAGACAATACCATACCGATGGTTTGCAGTCAATACTCCATGTCTCTTCCAACGAATTGTACATTTACATAGGCAAATCAAGTAACGTTTGGCGCATTCAATTCCTTTGGTGGGATGTCATCGACTTCTATTGCTACATAGTTAGTCATCATTGGGTTTGCCGAAGGCTGTTGACACTTCAGGGTGTTATGATGGGTGAAGTGACGGACGCCAGGGAAATTAAAAATACCTTTATTGTTCCCGCAATAAAGTCTTCTGGTCACTATGATTGTTCTCGAGCAAAAATCTACTGTAGCCTCACGTGGCTGGTGGCCAAAGCATTTGGGACAGGTAAGTGTTATGTTTATAAATTGCATGGTTTCATTTACTTTGTCAATAATTACATCTATTTGTTTTATCAAACACATTTGTCAGCAATGTGGCTGTTTTCCCCTTTGCAATATTATAGCTCAGCTAtacaaataacacacacaccacaccattcAAGCTAACATGATATGCATTATTAAAGTGCAATTGATGTGTATGTAGTATTTATATAAATACACTGTAAAACCAATGTATTTAGATTCCCCTAAGAGGAGAAGCATCCATCCAAACCAAACAGGCACCATTCTCAAATAGACCTCTGCTAATTAAGAACCAGAACAGCTGCATGATCAATTATTATctagttcagttcagttcattgGCAGTGGGCTATAAACATGAGGGTGTGAAGCGATGCAATGCCACTGATTGTGAATGTATCCTGCTTGAGAGCTGTGACTCTTGAGTATGACACCACCCACACCATAATATCAGACCTAGATGGCTGATGATGCCATCCTACATTCACTATCAAATGGTTATAGTTGTTACCATGGTTATAGTTGTTACCATGGTTATCAGTAAAGCCTCTATAGTAAGAGCATATTATTATGTCTAACAGTAATGATAACGGTGATACTCGGGTTCACATTGGTGGCTATATCTACAGTAGACCTACTTACAGTATTAGCCTCAAATGTGACTCTTGTGACTATCACCATAGTAACAAAAATGGCTATGTTTGGATAGCCATTCAGGTCCTTCAACAAAGACAACAGTTTTATGTGGTGGTAATATAAATTCATTTGGATATAAATTCTAATCTGAAGACAAACCTTTTGTCACTTTTTAGGGGGGTGTACAGACCATGATATATCCGTAAGATGTGAATCATCACAATCCAATTGTTTTCCACCTCACCCCATTGCTCTAAACTGCATTGAGTCCCAATGGTCACTGATGACCAGATTAGAGATCTCCTGACTCCTCTGTGAAGCAAGGCCCAGCTCAATGATGTAGAATGTAGCTTGAAGCTGGTCAAGAGGTACTTGAGGATCTAGTTTCCCTGATTCAGATTGAGAGTAGACCTGGGCTAAAAAACATGTTCAATCGAGATTCTCCACTGAAAGAGCATTTTACTCTAGGCTTCATCTGTGCCTGGGAATCTGGCTCTAGAGGTCTTTTCGATACATTTTAATTACTGCACCTTGAGTTTCATTCCAAGACATGTAGTATTGCTATAAGCCTCATAGTCAAGGGGACAATATGTGACCTTTGAAAGCAGTTCTAACAACACGTGCTCTGGGAGAAACTACTTCATATCTTATACTCTCTTATTTGATCTGTTTTGATCCTTGGTTTTGGGTTTGGTAATAGCCAGCAGTTTGCCTAAAGGATGACTGTGTTGTATAACCTACTCCGTGTACTCAAGCCTACTGTTTATTAAAGTCCATAGAGCAGATGCAGAGATTGCTTTACTGAAGGGAACATAgtagttggggtggcaggtagcctagtggttagagctgctgttgctggatcgaatccccgagctggcaaggtcgttgtgcccctgagcaaggcagttcccGGGTGCCGTGTACGTcaatttaaggcagccccccgcacctctctgattcaaaggggttgggttaaatgcggtagACACATTTCAGCTGGAATgcattctgttgtacaactgactaggtatccccctttccctgtacaactgactaggtatccccctttccctgtacaactgactaggtatccccctttccctgtacaactgactaggtatccccctttccctgtacaactgactaggtatccccctttccctgtacaactgactaggtatccccctttccctgtacaactgactaggtatccccctttccctgtacaactgactaggtatccccctttccctgtacaactgactaggtatccccctttccctatacaactgactaggtatccccctttccctatacaactgactaggtatccccctttccctatacaactgactaggtattcccctttccctatacaactgactaggtatccccctttccctatacaactgactaggtatccccctttcccactACACCGTCCGCTCGCTGATGGAAGACAATTAATTCTGTTTCATGTCCTCATTGTGCTTTGAAATAGCCAGTCTAATCAAATATGTACGCTAATATTGTTATTTTGGTTCATTTATTTATGTATGTAGCATTTGCACCGGGTTAGCGTcaaaggggcggcagggtagcctagtggttagagcgttggactaatagccaaaaggttgcaagatcaaatccctgagttgacaaaaatctgtcgttctgcccctgaacaaggcagttaacacactaggccgtcattgtaaataagaatttgttctcaactgacttgcctagttaaataaaggttcaataaataagGTGACGGTGCCAAATGTAAGGAGATGTATGGGGTCTACATGTCTCCTCAGATACAAAGCTAATGTCTGATATGAGACTTTAATAGTTGGACTAGATATAATAGCCATTGTTCACTAACATAACGTTTGATATGTAGTGAGATGTTAGAAGTTGTAAAGATACAGTGCATGTgcaaaggattcagaccccttgactttttccacattttgttacgttacagccttattctaaaattgattcaattattattttttcctcgtcaatctacacaaaataccccataatgacaaagggaaaacaggtttttcgaaaatgtttgcaaaacagaaataccttatttatgtaagtattcagaccctttgctatgagactcgaaattgagctcaggtgcatcctgtttccattgatcatccttgagatgtttctacaacttggagtccacctgtggtaaattaaattgattggacatgatttggaaaggcacacgtctgtctatataaggtcccacagttgacagtgcatgtcagagaaaaaaccaagccatgaggttgaaggaattgtgtcgaggcacagatctggggaagggtaccagaaaatgtctgcagcattgaacgtccccaagaacacagtggcctccatcattcttaaatggaagaagtttggaaccaccaagactcttcctagagctggccgcctggctaaactgagcaatcgggggaaaagggcattggtcagggaggtgaccaagaacatgatcactctgacagagctccagagtttctctgtggagatgggagaaccttccagaaggacaaccatctctgcagcactccatcaatcaggcctttatggtagaatggccagacggaagccggcactcaataaaaggcacatgacagcccgattTTGAGTTTTTCTAAAAatacacctaaaggactctgaccatgagaaacaagattctctggtttcatgaaagcaagattgaactcttttgcctgaatgccaagtgtcacgtcttgaggaaacctggcaccatccctgtggtgaagcatggtgatggcagcatcatgctgtgggaatgttttttcaacggcagggactgggagtctagtcgggatcgaaggaaagatgaacgaagcaaagcaaaaagagatccttgatgaaatccttcTCCAGAGCactcgggacctcagactggggcgaaggtttaccttccaacaggacaacgaccctaagcacacagccaagacaacgcaggaggggcttctggacaagtatctgaatgtccttgagtggcccagccagagcctggacttgaacctgatcgaacatctctttaGAGACCTAAAAATAcatgtgcagcaacactccccatccaacctgacagagcttgagaggatctacagagaagaatgggagaaactccaaaaaatacaggtgtcccaaacttgtagcatcatgaccaagaagactcgaggctgtaatcgctgccaaaggtacttcaacaaagtactgagtaaagggtctgaatacttatgtaaatgtcatatttcagtttttatttattataaatttgcaaaaaatgttTGCTTTGTTATTGTGTATAGACTGATGAGaaagaataaagctgtaacgtaacaaaatgtggggaaagtcaAGGGTGTCT
This genomic stretch from Salvelinus alpinus chromosome 15, SLU_Salpinus.1, whole genome shotgun sequence harbors:
- the LOC139539435 gene encoding probable ATP-dependent RNA helicase DDX59, giving the protein MFMPRALKVKRPTDNTSQVLKKKCKVSQEGEKEGSDGTGQPPSLKTSTTAPYESVETDVNTETQVKPDYQDTHLPTLEQGTCSPVRAPEDQQSSESESSTEESEEEEPVKSFRKSQRWPEPGEPVCVMCARFGEYICDSTDNDVCSLECKASHLAKMGMGTGEDAFNRDDTGEKRTSQCGQPAVDTAGNSVEDVYKDYSYKEDAFISGLTEEQVQRVKQELAIVTEGREVGRPIIEFEQCNLPSTLSANLKKAGYEAPTPVQMQMVPVGLAGRDVIASADTGSGKTVAFLLPVVVCALKRLVEGGLGGPAALILTPTRELAIQIERQTKELVMGLPNMRTGLLVGGMPLPPQLHRLKSTIKIIIATPGRLLEILKQKAVQLDEVRVVVVDEADTMLKMGFQQQILKVLENIPEEHQTLLTSATIPKGTEQLAARLTQDPVRIAIGDRNQPCADIRQIVLWVEEPSKKKKLFEILNDGKLYQPPVVVFVDCKVGADLLCEAVKKIMGLNTVAIHSDKTQWERNRILKGLLEGDFEVVVSTGVLGRGLDLVNVKLVVNFDMPPNMDEYVHQVGRAGRLGHRGTAITFVNNDNKRLFLEVVNRVKPTGSQLPPQLLNSPHLHEQQRRDKQKAKQRGEDDIMVTKSNLLDIIRKHNRSSKR